Proteins encoded together in one Buteo buteo chromosome 26, bButBut1.hap1.1, whole genome shotgun sequence window:
- the SNRPF gene encoding small nuclear ribonucleoprotein F has translation MSLPLNPKPFLNGLTGKPVMVKLKWGMEYKGYLVSVDGYMNMQLANTEEYIDGALSGHLGEVLIRCNNVLYIRGVEEEEEDGEMRE, from the exons ATG AGCCTGCCCCTcaaccccaaacccttcctCAACGGGCTGACGGGGAAACCGGTGATGGTGAAGCTGAAGTGGGGGATGGAGTACAAGGGTTACCTCGTCTCCGTCGACGGGTACATGAACATGCAG CTTGCGAACACAGAGGAGTACATAGACGGTGCGCTGTCCGGACACCTGGGTGAAGTTTTGATAAG GTGCAATAATGTTTTGTACATCAGAGgtgtggaagaagaggaagaagatggaGAAATGAGAGAATAG